From the genome of bacterium, one region includes:
- a CDS encoding glycosidase → MRKKNFIIGPFVDYPKNPILSPGKGFTSKGVYNPTVIKEETNFFMLLRAEGGDSLTGKIGLARSGNGIQFSLHPEAVLVPSADFDKFGCEDPRVVKFKDTYFLTYVGNSGRYNVGNICLATSVDLLHWKKHGSILQPKKGRWDSGQIKAGVILSEKINGKYLMYFMGEEKPWKTAIGIAYSKDLFHWYEPQDEPIVVPRKGYFDYQGVEPGPNPVLLKEGILFIYNGWGKDSIYKPGGILFSIDAPAKIIKRADKPIFLPSRNYGKKFGTGNHIVAEGLITYGNRWLLYYGAADKLTCLATYKRGAK, encoded by the coding sequence ATGCGAAAGAAAAATTTTATAATCGGGCCATTTGTGGATTATCCAAAGAACCCAATTTTAAGTCCGGGTAAAGGTTTTACATCGAAGGGTGTATATAACCCTACAGTGATTAAAGAAGAGACAAATTTTTTTATGCTCCTTAGGGCTGAAGGAGGAGACTCTTTAACGGGAAAGATAGGTCTTGCCAGAAGTGGCAACGGCATCCAATTTAGTTTGCACCCTGAAGCGGTATTAGTGCCTTCCGCGGATTTCGACAAGTTTGGCTGCGAAGATCCAAGAGTGGTGAAATTTAAGGATACATATTTTCTTACTTATGTGGGAAATAGCGGAAGGTATAATGTGGGCAATATCTGTCTTGCTACATCAGTTGACCTTTTACATTGGAAAAAACATGGTTCAATTCTGCAGCCAAAGAAAGGAAGATGGGATAGTGGCCAGATAAAGGCTGGGGTTATCCTTTCAGAGAAGATAAATGGAAAATATCTTATGTATTTTATGGGAGAAGAAAAACCCTGGAAAACAGCCATTGGAATAGCTTATTCAAAGGACCTTTTTCACTGGTATGAACCACAGGATGAACCTATTGTAGTGCCTCGTAAAGGTTATTTTGATTATCAGGGAGTGGAACCGGGTCCAAACCCTGTTTTGCTCAAAGAAGGAATCCTTTTTATTTATAACGGCTGGGGGAAAGATAGTATTTATAAGCCGGGTGGAATATTATTCTCTATAGATGCACCAGCAAAGATTATTAAGAGAGCAGATAAACCAATATTTCTGCCTTCTCGGAATTATGGGAAAAAGTTTGGCACGGGCAATCATATAGTTGCTGAAGGACTTATCACGTATGGAAATAGGTGGCTTCTCTACTACGGAGCAGCGGATAAACTTACTTGTCTGGCCACATATAAGAGGGGGGCGAAATGA
- a CDS encoding glycosidase, with amino-acid sequence MKLRRYQGNPILKPKVENEWESRLVFNPAAIYHNGLFHLFYRAMGVDNISRIGYAVSSDGFDFSRLDKPVFIPEGRLETGGCEDPRVVRLEDKFYMTYTAYSQVGVRVDLASTVNFISWKRLGVILPDINNKDAVLFPEKIEGKYVMFHRPMDEKPLSIWIAYSDDLINWNGHKKVMTPKAGNWDGVTIGASCPPLKTEKGWLLIYHGVDESSTYRLGVALFDLKDPWTLLHRHPEPILEPQEDYELRGEVHQVVFGCGACEVEGTYFIYYGAADRVVCVATIKKEELMKLFN; translated from the coding sequence ATGAAACTAAGACGTTACCAGGGCAATCCCATCTTAAAGCCCAAAGTAGAAAATGAATGGGAATCCAGGCTTGTTTTTAATCCTGCAGCTATCTACCATAATGGCCTATTCCATTTGTTCTACCGGGCTATGGGAGTGGATAATATCTCCAGAATTGGCTATGCGGTAAGTTCAGATGGTTTTGATTTCTCTCGACTGGATAAACCTGTTTTTATTCCCGAAGGTAGATTAGAAACAGGAGGCTGTGAAGACCCCAGGGTTGTCAGGCTGGAAGATAAGTTTTATATGACTTACACTGCCTATTCGCAAGTCGGAGTAAGGGTGGATTTGGCCTCGACAGTGAATTTTATTAGCTGGAAGAGGTTGGGAGTAATATTACCAGATATAAATAATAAAGATGCGGTTCTGTTTCCAGAAAAGATTGAGGGTAAGTATGTAATGTTTCATCGGCCAATGGATGAAAAGCCCTTAAGTATCTGGATTGCTTATTCAGATGATTTAATCAACTGGAATGGCCACAAGAAAGTTATGACACCAAAGGCCGGAAATTGGGATGGAGTAACCATTGGCGCAAGCTGTCCACCTTTAAAGACAGAAAAAGGGTGGTTGCTTATCTATCACGGAGTTGATGAAAGTTCAACATATAGATTGGGAGTAGCATTATTTGATTTAAAAGACCCTTGGACGCTATTACATAGACACCCTGAGCCAATCCTTGAACCCCAAGAGGATTACGAACTACGTGGAGAGGTGCATCAGGTAGTATTTGGCTGTGGTGCCTGTGAAGTTGAAGGCACCTACTTTATTTATTACGGTGCGGCGGACAGGGTAGTTTGTGTAGCCACTATAAAAAAAGAAGAATTGATGAAGCTTTTTAATTAA
- a CDS encoding inositol-3-phosphate synthase, giving the protein MGRIKIAVLGVGNCASSLVQGIEFYKNSPEEKVIGLMHYDVSGYKVEDVEVVAAFDIDKRKVGKPLNEAIFARPNCAKIFCFHIPDNGVIVKMGNVLDGVASHMKNYSEERAFVIADEAPSDVVSELKESGAEILVNFLPVGSEQATRFYAQACLDAGVALVNCIPAFIVSDQNWKIKFVEKGLPLVGDDIKSQVGATITHRVLTRMFNDRGVKLERTYQLNTGGNTDFLNMLERCRLNSKKNSKTEAVQSQLGKPLESKNIHIGPSDYVPWQKDNKVCFIRMEGRGFGDIAMNLELRLSVEDSPNSAGVVIDAIRCCKLALDRGISGPLVSVSAYTMKHPPVQYPDYKAKEMMEEFIAGNLQS; this is encoded by the coding sequence ATGGGAAGAATCAAAATTGCCGTCCTAGGAGTTGGCAACTGCGCCAGTTCTCTGGTGCAAGGAATAGAGTTTTATAAAAATTCACCAGAAGAAAAGGTTATTGGCTTAATGCACTATGATGTTAGTGGGTACAAGGTGGAGGATGTCGAAGTAGTGGCCGCCTTTGATATCGATAAGCGAAAGGTTGGCAAGCCCTTGAATGAGGCGATATTTGCCAGACCGAACTGTGCTAAAATATTCTGTTTCCACATTCCTGATAATGGCGTAATCGTTAAGATGGGAAATGTTTTAGATGGCGTAGCTTCCCATATGAAGAACTATTCTGAAGAGCGCGCCTTTGTAATAGCAGATGAGGCACCTTCTGATGTAGTTAGTGAGCTCAAAGAAAGCGGTGCTGAGATTTTGGTCAATTTTCTTCCTGTAGGTTCAGAGCAGGCAACCCGTTTCTATGCCCAGGCCTGTTTAGATGCCGGGGTTGCCTTGGTTAACTGTATTCCGGCATTTATTGTTTCTGACCAAAACTGGAAAATTAAATTTGTAGAAAAGGGCTTGCCTTTAGTAGGTGATGATATAAAGTCCCAGGTTGGCGCTACTATCACTCACAGAGTCCTGACCAGGATGTTTAATGACCGAGGCGTAAAGTTAGAAAGGACATATCAGCTAAATACTGGTGGTAATACCGATTTTCTCAATATGCTTGAGCGTTGCCGACTTAATTCCAAAAAGAACTCCAAGACCGAGGCAGTGCAGTCGCAGTTAGGTAAGCCTTTAGAATCCAAAAACATCCACATCGGTCCAAGCGATTATGTTCCCTGGCAGAAGGATAATAAAGTCTGTTTTATCCGGATGGAAGGAAGAGGCTTTGGAGATATAGCTATGAATCTGGAGTTGAGACTATCCGTTGAGGACTCGCCAAATTCAGCTGGCGTGGTTATTGATGCGATAAGGTGCTGTAAGTTAGCCCTGGATAGAGGGATAAGCGGCCCACTGGTTTCTGTATCTGCATATACGATGAAACATCCTCCTGTTCAATATCCAGATTATAAAGCTAAAGAGATGATGGAAGAGTTTATCGCCGGGAATCTCCAGAGTTAA
- a CDS encoding MarC family protein, whose amino-acid sequence MIKNLLLAFIPIFVAVDAVGVLPIFVSLTQELKKEEKLRIIFQSMLTAICLAVGFIFLGKIIFKLLGITLGDFMVAGGAILFCIAIMDIINPGKKRRIPSNELGAVPLGTPLIVGPAVLTTSLIIIGEYGLYATLFSVLANVILAGIVFSLSGILIRLLGEAGSKALSKITSLLLAAIAIMMIRKGVAQIFNL is encoded by the coding sequence ATGATTAAGAACTTATTATTAGCTTTTATCCCAATATTTGTGGCAGTTGACGCGGTAGGAGTTTTACCAATTTTTGTCTCACTTACTCAGGAACTTAAGAAAGAGGAAAAATTAAGAATTATTTTTCAGTCAATGCTCACAGCTATATGCTTAGCGGTGGGTTTTATATTTTTAGGCAAAATTATATTTAAACTTCTCGGTATTACCTTAGGCGATTTTATGGTAGCAGGAGGTGCTATTCTTTTCTGTATTGCCATAATGGATATAATAAATCCGGGGAAGAAACGCCGTATACCAAGTAATGAGTTAGGTGCCGTTCCGTTAGGCACGCCCTTAATTGTTGGTCCTGCTGTATTAACTACCTCCTTAATTATTATTGGTGAGTATGGTTTATATGCTACATTGTTCTCGGTTTTAGCTAATGTTATATTAGCCGGCATAGTCTTTTCTCTTTCCGGAATTCTAATAAGGCTTCTTGGCGAAGCAGGCTCTAAGGCCCTCTCAAAGATTACGAGTCTGCTTTTGGCTGCCATAGCTATTATGATGATAAGAAAAGGGGTGGCACAAATTTTTAATTTATAA
- a CDS encoding arylsulfotransferase family protein — protein sequence MSNKRERDYDGIRKDIERQCVLTYKPKKCYTSYTLFSTYMGNIFYLINMEGNVVHTWRIRGAKVGEILPDGHLIYGHMWNGLVEIDWNSKELWYYKCSQHHDFAVMPNGHMVILCGIRGKDFPLRLILEERRDPKVREEGPFATCYIIEVVPNTNEIVWEWWADEHIEELKKIGVKFPIQADDIFHTNACEVLPETKLGRQDSRFKAGNVLFNHKNLNIIGVIDKSDGKIVWAWGPGIVDRPHMPTLIPDLHPITGEVLPGAGHFLIFDNGPNRGFSRVIELDPLSERIVWEYSPDGFWGSGGGGSNRMPNGNTVICEGGFRGRRGRLFEITPDREVVWEYLTPYFDGMGGHEIYRCVRYPLHYIENILKRHIQTQFWGHNT from the coding sequence ATGAGCAACAAAAGAGAGAGGGATTATGATGGTATCCGTAAGGATATAGAGCGGCAATGTGTATTAACATATAAACCCAAGAAGTGCTACACTTCCTATACGCTTTTCAGTACATATATGGGTAATATTTTTTACCTCATAAATATGGAAGGAAACGTCGTTCACACTTGGCGAATAAGGGGGGCAAAAGTAGGAGAAATCCTTCCCGACGGGCACTTGATATATGGGCATATGTGGAATGGATTAGTGGAAATTGATTGGAATAGCAAAGAGCTTTGGTACTATAAGTGTTCTCAGCATCATGACTTTGCGGTGATGCCCAATGGTCATATGGTGATACTGTGTGGAATTCGAGGGAAGGATTTTCCCCTGCGGCTTATTTTGGAGGAGAGACGCGACCCAAAAGTACGAGAGGAGGGTCCCTTTGCTACATGCTATATCATAGAAGTTGTTCCGAACACGAATGAGATAGTGTGGGAGTGGTGGGCGGACGAACACATAGAAGAACTCAAAAAGATTGGCGTGAAGTTTCCCATCCAGGCAGACGATATTTTCCACACAAATGCTTGTGAGGTTCTCCCCGAAACAAAGCTCGGTAGGCAGGATTCAAGATTTAAAGCTGGAAACGTACTATTCAACCACAAAAATCTGAACATAATTGGCGTGATAGATAAGAGCGACGGAAAAATTGTATGGGCTTGGGGACCTGGGATAGTAGATAGGCCGCATATGCCCACACTGATTCCTGACCTGCATCCAATTACAGGAGAAGTGCTTCCTGGAGCGGGGCATTTTCTGATATTTGACAATGGACCAAATCGAGGTTTTTCTAGAGTGATAGAATTGGATCCTCTAAGCGAGAGGATTGTCTGGGAGTACAGCCCAGATGGTTTTTGGGGTAGTGGGGGTGGTGGTTCAAATAGGATGCCTAATGGAAATACAGTTATCTGTGAAGGAGGGTTTCGTGGTAGGCGCGGTAGACTTTTTGAGATTACTCCTGACAGGGAGGTAGTATGGGAATACTTAACCCCTTATT